The segment AAATAAAAGAGTCTACAACAGCGATGAAGAAGCAATAGAACAAGAGGATACACAGTCAGAACTACTTGTGGATAATACAAAACTTGTCAAAAAATCAACCGATAAAAAGAAAAACAATCAAAAACGATTAAAAAACTTAGCATCCAGAAACATTAACCAAAATGGACGATTATATACACAGATATTACTGGAGGCATATGACAATAACCTTATAAATGACTTGGATTTATCCAATGAATTGGGAGTACCACATAGCGTAATACCATATCTAATAAATAAAATCAGTGGGGTGCGAAGATGAGCAAAGCCAAATATCTAATAGATACCAATATTTTCCTCAGATTCCAAAGCGGTGAGGAATATGATAGGGAATGTTTCCCCACTCATTATGATAACTTCCTTAAACTATTGGATGACGGTACTGCTATATCCATAGACAAGGTTAAAGATGAACTGGATGATGAATTCTTCTGCGTTGAATATGAGGACATATTCAAAGCCAGTATCACAAATGAAATAACTGAAACATACAATAACTTAAGATCCAGAATACCCGACTACTTTGATACGGTAAGCGTTGAAAATCCATTTGATGCGGACCAATACATCATAACCTATGCATATCACAACAATTTATGTATAGTTACACAGGATGAATACCTGTCCACATCAATCATCAATCCAGCGATAAAAAAGTACAATATACCAACAATATGTGATTATCTGGGTGCAATATGTGTAGATAACCGTGACAAAAAAGACAACATTGGCAAGTATAATGATGGTTTTGGATGCATCTGTTTAACGGAATTAATTAAAATAGAGCATTTAATGAAACAATAAACAATTACTCATATTTCATATTTTTAAGGCCGAAATTATAAAAAAATATTATGAAAAAGTTTATTATATACAAAATATAATATAAGAATAGAAATATACATAGTGTTCAACCATGACCAAACTATCAATATAACCATTAGAACAAGCATTCATCAATAAAGGAGGGTTACAATGTTAAAAATCAGAAAAGCAAACATAAACGATGCAGATACCGTGACAAAGCTCTACGAAGAATTAATTGATGCAATAAAAGATAATGAATACACACCGCAATGGGAATATGGTGTTTATCCCAAAGATGAAAACATTATAACTTCAATTGAAGATGAAGAATTATATGTGGGAGAAATCGACTCAGAAATTGTATCCTCCATAGTAATTAACCACAAGCCAAGCAAGGGCTATGATCAGGTCAGATGGAAAATAGATGATGAATATGATAATATTTATGTAGTTCATCTGGTAGCCGTAAAGCATGGCCATGGAAAGAAGGGAATAGCCAAGAAAATGATAAACTATGTCTTTGATCTGGCAAAGGAAAACTCAATAAAAAGCGTACGATTAAGCATAATGGAAAACAATCTTCCCGCCGAGAAGTTATATAAGAAATTGGAATTCGAGTATATCGATACAATAACCATAAAAGCAGACGAACGCGGATTAAAAACTTTCAACTTATATGAAAAACTCATATAAACACACAAACTTTTTTTTATTAAATTAATCAATCTTCACCACATAAATCAATAATATATTTTATTCTAAAAAAAGATAATGAATTGTAAATAATTATA is part of the Methanosphaera sp. BMS genome and harbors:
- a CDS encoding GNAT family N-acetyltransferase, which gives rise to MLKIRKANINDADTVTKLYEELIDAIKDNEYTPQWEYGVYPKDENIITSIEDEELYVGEIDSEIVSSIVINHKPSKGYDQVRWKIDDEYDNIYVVHLVAVKHGHGKKGIAKKMINYVFDLAKENSIKSVRLSIMENNLPAEKLYKKLEFEYIDTITIKADERGLKTFNLYEKLI
- a CDS encoding DUF4411 family protein — protein: MSKAKYLIDTNIFLRFQSGEEYDRECFPTHYDNFLKLLDDGTAISIDKVKDELDDEFFCVEYEDIFKASITNEITETYNNLRSRIPDYFDTVSVENPFDADQYIITYAYHNNLCIVTQDEYLSTSIINPAIKKYNIPTICDYLGAICVDNRDKKDNIGKYNDGFGCICLTELIKIEHLMKQ